The genomic window TGCGGATGCATCACGAGATTATAGAGGCCGCCCCAGCGATAGATTTCGCGGAACTCGTCCTGGAAGATTTCCCGCAGGTGGCTGTTGGGAAAAATCGGACGCGGGCGGGCAATGGAGAAGAGCGCGTGCGGCGCGTCGTCCAGGCTCCAGTGCCAGGGCAGCTCGATCGGCCCACGCCCGCCATCCGGCAGCTCCAGCCGGTAGGGATTCACATCGGCCATCAGCGAGCTGTCGTAGAGGAAGCCGTGCTTCTGCAGCAGGCCGATCAGGTTGTCGCTGGTCTCGCCGGCCGGGGAGCGGTAGCCCTTCGGGATCACGCCCAGCACGCGCTTCAGGGCATCGAGCCCGCGTTCCATCTCCTCCACTTCCTTCTCGGGGAAGTCGGGATCGATCCACTCATGGGAATAGGAATGATGGGCGATCTCGTGCCCACCCTTCAGAATCATCTCGCCACGGCTCGCATGATTCTCCGCCGTCCAGCCAGGGACGAAGAAGGTGGCCTTTACCTCCTCCTCGGCCAGCGTCTCCAGGATCTTCGGCACGGCGACGCGGGCGCCATAGGTGCCCTGGCTCAGGATACCGGGGCGGCGCGCATTGGCGGGATCGCGCGAGAGCCAGAGCGTCTCCGCGTCGAAGTCGAAGGTCAGCATCACCGCGATGCGCGCCCCGTTCGGCCAGTTCACCTTCATGTCGATCATGCTTCTCGCTCCT from Roseomonas marmotae includes these protein-coding regions:
- a CDS encoding polysaccharide deacetylase family protein: MIDMKVNWPNGARIAVMLTFDFDAETLWLSRDPANARRPGILSQGTYGARVAVPKILETLAEEEVKATFFVPGWTAENHASRGEMILKGGHEIAHHSYSHEWIDPDFPEKEVEEMERGLDALKRVLGVIPKGYRSPAGETSDNLIGLLQKHGFLYDSSLMADVNPYRLELPDGGRGPIELPWHWSLDDAPHALFSIARPRPIFPNSHLREIFQDEFREIYRWGGLYNLVMHPQISGRPSRVALLREMIQWIKTFPGVWFATGEEVAAAWSAAHEAG